The window CCATTACGGTAGCCCGCAGGTCTTCATTTGTGACCATCTCTCCTGATTGCTTAGAAGGAGTCAGGCTTGCCGTCAAGATAGGCCCTTGGAAGTCTTCGAGGAGATTTTCCATGCTAGATCTTGGTGTACATTGGGGTGTTTTTTGCTATGACTTCCTCCTGAAGGTTCGTTCTTTCCTTCGTCTTCTTGACATACAAGACTTGTGGTCCTACCGGACgtgccaaaactatgttcaGGCAGGAAATCTTGCTAGGAGGGGTCTCTGGTTCGAGCACACAGCTCGCCGAGGAGTTGACACTTTGGTTGATTGTCAAGCTCTGGCTTGCCGAGATGCTACAAAAGAAAGATAAAGGTAGTTCTGAAAGATGCCTTTgcggggccttaggtgtaggccttgaggctcatgATCAAAACTAACTGAGTGCTTAGGTGTGCCACGGTGTGCCACTACCATCTCAGTatggcagatgtagaacaaatgTGTTTAAGCCGATTACTTACGCCCCAAGTTATTATgtcttcttgttatcaaaggattgtcgtagATGAGTGaagtctacattaagttcttttctatgccttgagatcaaggacttttagttgGTTATCTTGTATGCTTAAAGGGTAGAGGTCCAGATCTGATCAAGTCATCAGTTCAATTCACATTTAGTCTTCTTATGACGATAAAACCGTTAAGTAAACCAAATCTGAGAACTGAAAGAACTTTGGCTTATCAAAAGACTGGAAATGACTTGAATATATATTGGGGAATACATCATAACACTATATCTATTAACTtaaagacaaaacaaagagagtcgggcaagatttcaccttgtcgggcaaggtttAAATGTCTTGCGGTCTCTTCTTTTTGTAGTTACAGAGGGTTGAGTATTTAAAGCAGGATGAGTGGTGAACATGTTTACCTAAGAGAATCGATATTACAACATTTAGAAAAGGTAGCAAAGCTTTTATACTAGACAAAATATGTCTTTTTAAGGGGAGTCTAAGGCTAAAAGGGTACAAAATCTGGACAAAGCACAATTTTCTGGGTATTTGCTTGATTGAGAGGCaagttgtatgtttgtttgtttgattagtTGAGTGTCCTTATCTCTGGGccctcttcctccttttataggctAATTAACCTAACTGTACTATTTCTATTCTTACTCGAAAGCAATtgaagggtagtgagtcatcaatatttttacatgttctgccattcagaaagtgcttttgggtCGAGAGTAGGTGGACTGATTTCCATCGGTTGTCACTTCTCTTATAAGTACCTAACCTTTGCATTAAATGGGGAGCCGTCATATTGTTTCGAGATGGGTATCTGGGCTTGACCCTGGACCTCAGGCAAAACCTACTTTATTGAGCTTTTTTGAGCTTTCTTATCTTGAAGTCCAAagttaaataataatccaaacAGAAACTATTAGAAGAGcacaaatttcaaatgtaccaataAAAACGTTTTTCTTGAAATAAACCACTTTCGTACACGCCAGAaacagaggaagaaaagagaaactATTTAGTGGACGTTTGTTTTCCAACGAAACTAGCGCGTAGCTCTCCATTTAGCAAACTCGAAAGACAAAACCTCATTCGCGTCGAAACTGAAAACTCCACCGTGCTCCGCTACTCACGGTCAGATTCACAAACTCCGACAACCAAACCCCTATCTCCACTTCCCTCTCAATTCCTTCGGGTTTTATCCGCTGCATATCCTAAGCATGAGACCTCGCAAGGCGGACGCTTCCAAACCGCCGACCGCTAAGAAAACCCCGCCGGCGAGGAAAACCGCCGCTAAAACACAACCGGCGGCTTCCCCGCCGGACTTAGAAGTGGCCACTCTGAAAACCGTCGAAACAAAGCGCGGTTGTGCCGGCCGACTGATGCTGGCCAGGAAGAATGAAACGACACCGCCTGCTGATTCGAAGGCCCCCAAATCATCAGGTAGTTATTGAATTAGTTTGTCAGTTAGTAGattcattatttaatttcaaacttcaattatttagtttgattaaattagggttttatcaTCTGGAATTTGGGTTGCTGCTGCATGTAGAAGTTGAACTTTGTTACTCAGCTGAACTAATTAAGTTGAAGATCTTTATGACTGATTATTTTAGTTCTGAATATAGCATTGTGATAGTTAGTTATTCACTtagtcttttttctttgattttaattattggttggATTAGCAGCTGAGGGGACCGAGGGATCAGCTGGTACTGCTAAAGTAGCACCGGCGGCCAAAGTTGCTGTCGTGAAAAAAGTTCCTGCGAAAAGGTTGCCGGCCAAAGTTAAGACACTGGCATCTGCTAAATTTGTTTCACCGCAGACACCGAAATTGGGGGCATCAGTGAAGGCGAAAGCAGATGCATTGAACAAGGGGAAAGCCGCAGATGTTAGTGACGTGGAAGTGATAGAAAAGAAAGCGGTTGCTGAGAATGTTGGAGAGTCTGCTAAGAAGGATGGAAGCATTGTGGAATTTGAAGTAAGCACTGTTGAGAATGTTGGACAGCCTGgaacaaccaaacaaacaacCGTGGAAGTAAAAGTAAACCCGAATGAAGATGAAGAGGATCCTGAAGAGGAAGAGGATCCTGTTGAGGAGGAGGATCCTATCGAGGAAGAGGATCCCTTTGAGGCAGAAAAATCTGTAGCTGGGGAGGTTTCAGAGTTTTCTGAGAATGAACTAGCTTGTGAGGTAAAGGAGGGAGTGGAAGTGATTGAGGAAGAGGATCCCATTGAGGCAGAAAAATCTTTAGTTGGGGAGGTTTCAAAGTCTTCTGAGAATGAACCATCTCATGATGTAAAAGAGGGAGTGGAGGTGAAAGAAGGTCAGAAGGAGATGTCGGAGAGAGTAGAAGTGAAAGGAGATCAGAAGGAGGAGTCGGAGGATAATGGAGATGAAGTCGAGACCTGTAGTGAGGGTGCTAACAAGGTAGAAAATTCCAAAGAGGGGTTACAAGGAGAAGATGTTGAGCATGGTAAAGGGGTGTATGATGGTGATGAGCAGATGGAAGAGTATGGTGAGAAATTGGATCTTGGAGAACATGGAGAGGAGGAACTTCCAGAGGATGATGCAGAGGATCCCGCAGAAGAAACTAAGAGATTGGCTGATGAACATAAGGAATTTACAGCCCTTGCGAATGAGCGCAAGATGAGGAAAGAACGTGAGATATTTCTTGGTGGGCTTGATCAGGATGCTGTGGAGGAAGATGTGAGAAGGGTCTTTGAGAGGATTGGAGGGATAGTTGAAGTTAGGTTACACAAGAATCCTTCAACTAATAGGCACAAGGGTTATgcatttgtggagtttgaaaatAAGGAGTATGCCAGGCGTGCTTTGTCTGAAATGAAAAACCCCGTTGTACGGATTTTTCTTTCTGCCTTTCCTGTTTCATATTTTTGTAAACTTCATGCTAATTAACCAATTTGCAGATAAGAGGGAAGCGATGTGGGACAGCACCTAGTGAGGACAATGACACATTGTTCGTGGGTAATATATGCAATACCTGGACAAAGGAAGCTGTAAGTGCCAAATATCATATCAGTCTTGAATGCATAACCTGATAAACAAATAAGTAGCAAAAATGAATACTTGTGTAGGTATTTTAAAGTTTCTATATAAAGCATCTCCAGCTTGTTCACTCTTTCCCTTATCTTAATGTGGGATGACAGATTAAACAGAAACTGAAGGATTATGGTGTGGAAGGTGTTGAGAATATAAATCTTGTTCCAGATGTTCAAAGTGATGGGTTGAGCCGCGGTTTTGCATTTATTGAATTCTCTTGTCGTGGTGATGCTATGCTTGCATACAAGAGGCTTCAACAGCCTGATGCTATATTTGGCCACGCTGAAAGAACTGCCAAAGTGGCTTTTGCTGAACCTATACGTGAGCCTGACCCGGAGATCATGTCCCAAGTGAAGTCTGTATTTGTCGATGGGCTTCCACCTCATTGGGATGAGGACAGAGTTAGAGAGCAATTTAAATGCTATGGAGAAATCTTACGCGTTGTTGTGGCCCGGAATATGTCTACAGCCAAGCGGAAGGATTTTGGATTTGTTGATTTCTCTACCCATGATTCTGCTGTGGCCTTTGTTGATAGTATAAATAACATAGAACTGGTGGATGGGAATTCAAAGGTATTCTTGTgttctctgtgtgtgtgtgtgtgtgtgtgtgtgggtacAGAAACAAATGATTAGGTTATCTGGCactttggaaaaataaaaaatatatgggGATGTTCTTTAACTGATTTGCATTTGTCCGTGCAATCATGTAGACACATAGACACCATCCTACGCACATGCATACATACACATGTAAGGGATGAACTTTATTTACAATTGTTATTGCAATTACTTGTTGGccattatttttttcatatatgaTTGCATCGGTCAGAATTTGTAGTTGAAGTAACGTACTCTTAATCCGTATTTTAATTTGTTACCTACCCATGTTGATTTTTGTAACTCTAGGTAAAAGTGAAAGCAAGACTTTCAAATCCTTTGCCTAAAACTCAGGCTGTGAAGGGTGGAATGTGCGGTGGATTTCGAATTGgtcgtggtggtggtggtagtggtatCTTTTCAAGATCTGGTAAGAGATATGTTTGAGTTTTGATTGAAAATTCATTTTGATTTGCACATCATTTCTTGTTCTCACTCTCTAAGTCTCTATTGCTCACAGGACGGGGTTTTGGTCGCGGTGGACATCATTTCAACCGTGCAAAGTTCCAACCTGACAGACATTTCTATCGTGGTGGACGTGGTCAAACTGGCAGGATGGGTTTCCCGAATGAATATGACTTCGATTACCCATACGAGTTTCATGGACGAGGTTTTTATTGTGATTACATTTGTGTCTTGTAGTTTCTCCCCCAAACAAATCTTACTGATTTTGTTATGTTTATCAGGGGGAAGAAGGGGCTCTTTCAGGGACGGTCGTTATGGATTTGGTGGAGGTGCTTCAGTTGCTGCCCCACCATCAAGACCCTACACAGATCGACCTTGGCATGATGCCCCTGATAGAGGCTATGGTATGCATATTCCTCCTAGGAGGCATCCATATTCTCCAGGACAGTTTGATGGACCATTCATGGGGGGTCATTTTGATGAACCTTATTTTTACAATGATAACGCACATGGAATAAAACGTCCATTTCACATGAGAGTAAGCTTctcttgatttatttttttatttttttatgtttttgttttttttgttaagcaTTTTAGGGTGTTCCTTATCATATGAAACTGCTACTTCTAGGACTATGATCATGACTACTCGGAGCCTAGTAGTCGTCGCCCACGGTTGGATTACACTGATCCAGCAGCTTCGTTTCATGGAAACCATTATAGGGGTAAAGAGTTTATGCtcagttttcttttaattttcctcTCTTCTCCTCGTCTTGCCTGTATAGTTACTTTTATGTCAGTTTACTATCTTAATTGACTTGTCTTTTAGATACTTACGGAGCTCGCAGCAGTGTCTACCCTCATGATTATTATGGTCCCGGAGTAAGCAATTGATGTTCACTTGATCCTTACTTTACATTTTACATTAACGTAATTATGATGCATAAAATCTCGTTTTGCAGTATAATTTCGGTCCATATTCATCTTATTTCGAGGGCAATCACTCATATGCAGGTGGCCGCTACTATTAAACTCAAGAACTTTTTGGTAATATGAGTGTTTTGTGATTTTAAGTTCTAATCCGTTATTGTGAATTTGGTACGTTAATGTCGTAATGGTACTTATTTAATTGTGATCAGGTGTACTTTATCAAAGATGGGCTAGCGGCTTGCTGTTTGAAAGAAGTTGCATAGTTTTTTTCTCCTCTATCTGTCTTCTTCACTTGTTCGTTGCCCATTAAGTTAATTTTCAGTAGGATTCCAAATCTTTTCTGTTTGTAGTTTAGGTAGTCTCCAAGGGCCTTGACTTAGAAACTAGTAATTATGTGTATAGTGGAGGTGGAAAGAGACTGACTCATTAGGCATGGACAACTCGATGCACTGTGTTATAGTTGTTCTTTTGAAGTTAAGGTACTTGTTTCATCCCTATCTATAAATACCGACCTGGGTCAATTACTTGTTGATTGCAGTTAATTCTGTGGTTTAGAGAAGTCAAGTTTGGTGATTTTAGAGATGACAGGTTTTTAGTTTAGGTTTTATCCTTTTTCATGGAGATGCAAGGGTTAAGGTCAGACATGCAGATGAAGATGAACCGACGGTTTTTTATGGAGAGACAAATACGTATAAATTATGGAGTTCTCTTCGAAATAAATGAGAAACATGTGTGATTATATTCTCAGAGGTTTTTCTAAATTAGGGTAGGCTCTATATGACATTCTGATGTTGGTGTATATGATGTTATGTGGTGCTTATCTCCATACTGAAATGTAGCTTTGGGTTCTTTTGTTGTATTTAGCATGGATTTAGCGGTTCATAACCAGTTTTGCCTTTTGTCATGAAACTGTTCTGCCAGAGGTATACCttagtttttgtatttttccgAGGGATGATGCCATTTGGAATTACAAAAAATTCAACCACATTTGCTTTGATGTTATATCTGCGAGGAGCATAAGGGATTGATCAGGTCATATGGTGCCCGGTTATATCAATTTCATAAAAGGTTTATCTTGTGGAAGATCCCTGTGAGGAGGAATAAGGGGTTCATCGCTTTTCAGGTGACAACTAGTTGTTGGGCAAGTAG of the Pyrus communis chromosome 1, drPyrComm1.1, whole genome shotgun sequence genome contains:
- the LOC137747867 gene encoding uncharacterized protein → MRPRKADASKPPTAKKTPPARKTAAKTQPAASPPDLEVATLKTVETKRGCAGRLMLARKNETTPPADSKAPKSSAEGTEGSAGTAKVAPAAKVAVVKKVPAKRLPAKVKTLASAKFVSPQTPKLGASVKAKADALNKGKAADVSDVEVIEKKAVAENVGESAKKDGSIVEFEVSTVENVGQPGTTKQTTVEVKVNPNEDEEDPEEEEDPVEEEDPIEEEDPFEAEKSVAGEVSEFSENELACEVKEGVEVIEEEDPIEAEKSLVGEVSKSSENEPSHDVKEGVEVKEGQKEMSERVEVKGDQKEESEDNGDEVETCSEGANKVENSKEGLQGEDVEHGKGVYDGDEQMEEYGEKLDLGEHGEEELPEDDAEDPAEETKRLADEHKEFTALANERKMRKEREIFLGGLDQDAVEEDVRRVFERIGGIVEVRLHKNPSTNRHKGYAFVEFENKEYARRALSEMKNPVIRGKRCGTAPSEDNDTLFVGNICNTWTKEAIKQKLKDYGVEGVENINLVPDVQSDGLSRGFAFIEFSCRGDAMLAYKRLQQPDAIFGHAERTAKVAFAEPIREPDPEIMSQVKSVFVDGLPPHWDEDRVREQFKCYGEILRVVVARNMSTAKRKDFGFVDFSTHDSAVAFVDSINNIELVDGNSKVKVKARLSNPLPKTQAVKGGMCGGFRIGRGGGGSGIFSRSGRGFGRGGHHFNRAKFQPDRHFYRGGRGQTGRMGFPNEYDFDYPYEFHGRGGRRGSFRDGRYGFGGGASVAAPPSRPYTDRPWHDAPDRGYGMHIPPRRHPYSPGQFDGPFMGGHFDEPYFYNDNAHGIKRPFHMRDYDHDYSEPSSRRPRLDYTDPAASFHGNHYRDTYGARSSVYPHDYYGPGYNFGPYSSYFEGNHSYAGGRYY